Proteins found in one Panicum hallii strain FIL2 chromosome 4, PHallii_v3.1, whole genome shotgun sequence genomic segment:
- the LOC112890488 gene encoding aspartyl protease AED1-like encodes MASAMPLALLLLCLLVTHAYGSRPVLLRSTDDSGASPSSDACRPSIPSGHSNGNKLPLVHRLSPCSPLGGSGARKHGKASLDEILHRDGLPLRYLSGSGVQAAAAAAPAPASSATPASGLSVPATQNVISSLPGVFDYTVLAGYGTPAQQLPLYFDVSGMSNLRCKPCFSGSSGAAPCDRADVAPALSDYSGLAGVKYVPLVTNPRGPNFYYVDLVAITIDGKDLPIPPATFRGNGTMIDSQSAFTYLNPPIYAALRDEVRWAMAKYQPAPAFSDLDTCYNFTGLQYIELPDVTLRFGNGETMDLDDRQFMYFFREHLDDDFPFGCLAFAASPDTNFPWNLLGSQVQRTKEIVYDVWGGMVAYVPSRCGLR; translated from the exons ATGGCTTCAGCCATGCCCCTGGCCCTTCTGCTCCTGTGCCTTCTCGTTACTCACGCCTATGGGTCAAGGCCCGTGCTTCTCCGTTCGACCGATGACTCCGGTGCCTCGCCGTCGTCGGACGCCTGCCGCCCGTCCATCCCTTCAG GACACAGCAACGGCAACAAGCTGCCGTTGGTGCACCGGCTGAGCCCCTGCTCTCCtctcggcggcagcggcgcgcggaAGCATGGCAAGGCGTCGCTGGATGAGATCCTCCACCGGGACGGCCTCCCCCTGCGCTACCTCTCCGGGTCTGGGGTCCAGGCTGCggccgccgcagctcctgcccCTGCCTCCTCGGCCACGCCGGCGTCGGGCCTGTCCGTCCCCGCCACGCAGAACGTCATCAGCAGCCTCCCCGGAGTGTTCGACTACACGGTGCTCGCCGGGTACGGCACTCCAGCGCAGCAGCTCCCTCTGTACTTCGACGTCAGCGGCATGTCCAACCTCCGGTGCAAGCCGTGCTTCTCCGGGTCCTCCGGGGCCGCGCCGTGCGACCGG GCAGACGTCGCCCCCGCACTGTCGGACTACTCCGGCCTCGCCGGCGTCAAGTACGTGCCGCTGGTGACCAACCCGAGGGGGCCGAACTTCTACTACGTTGACCTCGTTGCCATCACCATCGACGGCAAGGACCTCCCAATCCCGCCGGCCACGTTCAGGGGCAACGGGACGATGATCGACTCGCAGTCGGCCTTCACCTACCTGAACCCGCCGATCTACGCGGCGCTCCGCGACGAGGTCCGGTGGGCGATGGCCAAGTACCAGCCCGCGCCGGCGTTCAGCGACCTCGACACGTGCTACAACTTCACGGGGCTCCAGTACATCGAGCTCCCGGACGTCACGCTCAGGTTCGGCAACGGGGAGACCATGGACCTCGACGACCGGCAGTTCATGTACTTCTTCCGCGAGCACCTCGACGATGACTTCCCGTTCGGGTGCCTGGCGTTCGCCGCGTCCCCCGACACCAATTTCCCCTGGAACTTGCTGGGGTCTCAGGTGCAGCGGACGAAGGAGATCGTGTACGACGTGTGGGGTGGCATGGTTGCCTATGTCCCCAGCCGCTGCGGGTTGCGTTGA
- the LOC112890778 gene encoding protein DMP2-like yields MGHNAAVQTQMANESTHDMKLLVPNGGATKQPPPLVDKTLCGACDIIKLLPTGTVTVFHALAPTFSNHGACGVASRYLTLALVGACAASCVLLSFTDSLVDRDGRLYYGVATPRGFYPFNFDGTGEERRRRFGDLPRMKVRPLDFMHAAVSAVLFVVVALGNAGIKSCLFPNIGPDVREVLMNLPVGLGLLASMVFMIFPTTRKSIGYTDLMPHKQEDDGKGSNNALSTAIV; encoded by the coding sequence atggGACACaacgccgccgtgcagacccaaATGGCCAACGAGTCCACCCACGACATGAAGCTCCTGGTGCCCAACGGCGGCGCCACCAAGCAACCGCCGCCTCTGGTCGACAAGACCCTGTGCGGCGCCTGCGACATCATCAAGCTCCTGCCCACCGGCACGGTCACGGTCTTCCACGCCCTGGCGCCGACCTTCAGCAACCACGGCGCGTGCGGGGTGGCCAGCCGGTACCTCACCCTCGCGCTCGTCGGCGCCTGCGCCGCCTCCTGCGTGCTGCTCTCCTTCACCGACAGCCTCGTCGACCGCGACGGCCGGCTCTACTACGGCGTGGCCACGCCGCGGGGCTTCTACCCGTTCAACTTCGACGGCACGGGCGAAGAGAGGAGGCGCAGGTTCGGGGACCTGCCCCGGATGAAGGTCAGGCCGCTGGACTTCATGCACGCGGCCGTCTCCGCGGTCCTGTTCGTAGTCGTCGCGCTCGGGAACGCCGGCATAAAGAGCTGCCTCTTCCCGAACATCGGGCCGGACGTCAGGGAGGTGCTCATGAACCTGCCGGTGGGGCTAGGGTTGCTGGCTAGCATGGTGTTCATGATCTTTCCGACGACCAGGAAGAGCATCGGGTACACAGACTTGATGCCTCATAAACAGGAAGACGACGGGAAAGGAAGCAATAATGCCCTAAGCACGGCGATTGTATGA